From a single Nostoc sp. MS1 genomic region:
- a CDS encoding HAMP domain-containing protein: MATEQLTRETDELDLKQLLKTLTAVKKGDFSARMPLDQTGLAGKIADTLNDIIDQNERMAAELKRISNVVGKEGKITERASLGNVRGSWTECVNSVNTLITDLVQPTAETTRVIRAVANGDLSQTIATEIDGRPLKGEFRQTANIVNTMVTRLSSFAGEVTRVAREVGTEGKLGVQAQVQGVAGTWKDLTDNVNLMAGNLTGQVRNIAEVATAIANGDLSKKITVDVKGEILELKNTVNTMVDQLNSFASEVTRVAREVGTEGKLGVQAEVRGVAGTWKDLTDNVNLMAGNLTAQVRNIAEVTTAVANGDLSKKITVDVKGEILELKNTVNIMVDQLNSFASEVTRVAREVGAEGKLGGQAEVRGVAGTWKDLTDSVNFMAGSLTAQVRNIAEVTTAVANGDLSKKITVDVKGEILELKNTINTMVDQLNSFASEVTRVAREVGTEGKLGVQAEVRGVAGTWKDLTDNVNLMAGNLTGQVRNIAEVATAIANGDLSKKITVDVKGEIFELKNTINIMVDQLSSFASEVTRVAREVGSEGKLGVQADVRGVAGTWKDLTDSVNFMAGSLTAQVRNIAEVTTAVATGDLSKKITVDVKGEILELKNTINTMVDQLNSFASEVTRVAREVGSEGKLGVQADVRGVAGTWKDLTDSVNFMAGSLTAQVRNIAEVTTAVATGDLSKKITVDVKGEILELKNTINTMVDQLSSFASEVTRVAREVGTEGKLGVQAEVRGVAGTWKDLTGAVNMMAGNLTDQVRNIAEVATAIANGDLSKKITVQVKGEILELKNTINIMVDQLNSFASEVTRVAREVGSEGKLGVQADVKGVAGTWKDLTDSVNFMAGSLTAQVRNIAAVTTAVANGDLSKKISVDVKGEILELKNTVNTMVDQLNSFASEVTRVAREVGTEGKLGVQAEVKGVAGTWKDLTDSVNFMAGSLTAQVRNIAEVTTAVANGDLSKKITVDVKGEILELKNTINTMVDQLNSFASEVTRVAREVGTEGKLGVQAYVRGVAGTWKDLTDNVNSMAGNLTAQVRNIAEVTKAVANGDLSKKITVDVKGEILDLKNTINTMVDQLSSFASEVTRVAREVGTEGKLGGQAVVQGVAGTWKDLTDNVNSMAGNLTAQVRGIARVVTAVANGDLKRKLMLDAKGEIETLAETINEMIDTLATFANQVTTVAREVGIEGKLGGQAKVPGAAGTWKDLTDNVNELAATLTTQLRAIAEVATAVTKGDLTRSIAVAAEGEVAILKDNINQMIANLRETTQKNTEQDWLKTNLAKFTRMLQGQRDLETVSKLILSELAPLVGAQHGVFYLMESAEHQAYLKLLSTYAYRERKHLANRFQLGEGLVGQCALEKERILLTEVPNDYVKISSGLGEANPLNAVVLPVLFEGQVTAVIELASFRRFSEIHLTFFDQLTESIAIVLNTIAASMRTEELLKQSQSLAEELQTQQNELRETNKRLEQQAQSLKASEDLLRGQQDELQQTNAELEEKAELLALQKKEVERKNREIEQARRSLEEKAEQLALSSKYKSEFLANMSHELRTPLNSLLILAKLLTDNFDGNLTAKQVEYSQTIYSAGNELLALINDILDLAKIESGTMSIHTTPMLLTEFAEQIERSFGQIAHNKGLAFTVELAPELPKNINTDVKRLQQVLKNLLSNAFKFTDSGEVCLRVEVAKQGWSLTQQSLNRAQTVIAFAVRDTGIGIAPDKQKIIFEAFQQADGTTSRKYGGTGLGLSISREIAHLLGGEIKLTSTPGEGSIFTFFLPLQNAEVAPPSPTPYSPLPTTQSPLVIDDRASITTTSLDNNILLIIEDDVNFARILVDMARQNGFQVITAQTGTSGLQLAKEFLPMAILLDIRLPEMDGWTVLDRLKHDPTTRHIPVHIMTVEEGRQRGLQLGAIAYLQKPVTSEAISEALDKIRGFVERRVKSLLVVEDNDLQRQSIVDLIGNSDVATVAVGTGAAALEAIRTQQFDCLVLDLGLPDMTGFELIEQIKLEPNGITLPIIVYTGREISKNQETELRRMAETIIVKDVRSPERLLDETALFLHRVQANLPAPKRQILEQLHSHDYSLAGKKVLIVDDDVRNIFALTSMLERHQMVVLYAENGREGINLLETTPDIDVVLMDIMMPEMDGYETTQLIRQREQFRDLPIIALTAKAMQGDRDQCIAAGASDYIAKPVDTEQLLSLLRVWLYR; the protein is encoded by the coding sequence GTGAAAAAGGGTGATTTTTCTGCGCGGATGCCTCTTGATCAAACAGGTCTAGCGGGTAAAATTGCAGATACACTCAATGATATTATCGACCAGAATGAGCGCATGGCAGCCGAGCTTAAGCGCATTAGTAATGTTGTCGGCAAGGAAGGGAAAATTACTGAACGCGCTTCTTTAGGAAATGTGCGTGGTTCTTGGACAGAATGTGTCAATTCTGTCAATACCCTAATTACAGATTTAGTTCAACCGACGGCGGAAACTACGCGGGTAATTCGGGCTGTAGCTAATGGGGATTTATCGCAAACCATCGCCACAGAAATTGATGGTAGACCCCTCAAGGGTGAGTTTCGTCAAACAGCTAATATCGTTAATACGATGGTGACGCGGCTGAGTTCCTTTGCGGGTGAGGTAACGCGGGTAGCCAGGGAAGTAGGGACTGAGGGTAAGTTAGGCGTACAAGCCCAAGTCCAAGGCGTGGCGGGTACGTGGAAAGATTTGACAGATAACGTTAACTTGATGGCGGGGAACCTGACAGGACAGGTAAGAAATATTGCCGAAGTTGCAACCGCGATCGCCAACGGTGACTTATCCAAGAAAATTACTGTGGATGTGAAAGGCGAAATTCTGGAGTTGAAAAACACCGTCAATACAATGGTGGATCAACTTAACTCCTTTGCATCAGAAGTAACCAGGGTAGCGCGGGAAGTAGGAACCGAAGGGAAGTTAGGCGTACAAGCAGAAGTCCGAGGCGTAGCGGGTACGTGGAAAGATTTGACAGATAATGTCAACCTGATGGCGGGGAACCTGACAGCCCAGGTAAGAAATATTGCCGAAGTGACGACGGCGGTAGCCAATGGCGACTTGTCGAAGAAAATTACTGTGGATGTGAAGGGTGAAATTTTGGAGTTGAAAAACACCGTTAACATCATGGTGGATCAACTTAACTCCTTTGCATCAGAAGTAACAAGGGTAGCGCGGGAAGTAGGCGCAGAAGGAAAATTAGGCGGTCAAGCAGAAGTCCGAGGCGTAGCGGGTACGTGGAAAGATTTGACCGACTCTGTGAATTTCATGGCGGGAAGTTTGACAGCCCAGGTAAGAAATATTGCCGAAGTGACGACGGCGGTAGCCAATGGTGACTTGTCGAAGAAAATCACCGTAGATGTGAAGGGTGAAATTTTGGAGTTGAAGAACACGATTAATACAATGGTGGATCAACTCAACTCCTTTGCATCGGAGGTAACTAGAGTAGCGCGGGAAGTGGGAACCGAAGGAAAATTAGGCGTACAAGCAGAAGTGCGAGGCGTGGCGGGTACGTGGAAGGATTTGACGGATAACGTGAATCTGATGGCGGGGAACCTGACAGGACAGGTAAGAAATATTGCCGAAGTTGCAACGGCGATCGCCAATGGTGACTTATCGAAGAAAATTACTGTAGATGTGAAGGGCGAAATCTTCGAGTTGAAGAACACAATCAACATCATGGTTGATCAACTCAGTTCCTTTGCATCAGAAGTAACCAGGGTAGCGCGGGAAGTAGGAAGCGAAGGAAAATTAGGTGTACAAGCCGATGTGCGCGGTGTGGCGGGTACGTGGAAGGACTTAACCGACTCTGTGAACTTCATGGCGGGGAGTTTGACAGCCCAGGTAAGAAATATTGCGGAAGTAACGACAGCTGTAGCGACTGGTGACTTATCAAAGAAAATCACCGTGGATGTGAAGGGTGAAATCTTAGAGTTGAAAAACACGATTAATACAATGGTAGATCAACTCAACTCTTTTGCATCGGAAGTAACCAGGGTAGCGCGAGAGGTAGGAAGCGAAGGGAAATTAGGTGTACAAGCCGATGTGCGCGGTGTGGCGGGTACGTGGAAGGACTTGACCGACTCTGTGAACTTCATGGCGGGGAGTTTGACAGCCCAGGTAAGAAATATTGCCGAAGTGACAACGGCTGTAGCGACTGGTGACTTATCGAAGAAAATCACCGTGGATGTGAAGGGTGAAATCTTAGAGTTGAAAAACACGATTAATACAATGGTGGATCAACTCAGTTCCTTTGCATCAGAAGTAACTAGAGTAGCGCGAGAGGTGGGAACCGAAGGGAAGTTAGGCGTACAAGCAGAAGTGCGAGGCGTGGCAGGTACGTGGAAAGACTTAACCGGCGCGGTAAATATGATGGCGGGGAACCTGACAGACCAGGTAAGAAACATTGCCGAAGTTGCAACGGCGATCGCTAATGGTGACTTATCGAAGAAAATTACAGTACAGGTCAAAGGCGAAATTTTAGAGTTGAAAAACACTATCAATATCATGGTGGATCAACTCAACTCCTTCGCCTCAGAAGTAACCAGGGTAGCGCGGGAAGTAGGTAGCGAAGGGAAGTTAGGCGTACAAGCCGATGTCAAAGGTGTCGCGGGTACGTGGAAAGACCTCACCGACAGCGTGAACTTCATGGCGGGGAGTTTGACAGCCCAGGTGCGAAACATTGCGGCGGTGACGACGGCTGTAGCGAATGGCGACTTGTCGAAGAAGATTTCTGTGGATGTTAAAGGGGAAATTTTAGAGTTGAAAAACACCGTCAATACAATGGTGGATCAACTCAACTCCTTCGCATCGGAAGTAACGCGGGTAGCGCGGGAGGTGGGAACCGAAGGGAAGTTAGGCGTACAAGCAGAAGTAAAAGGTGTAGCGGGTACGTGGAAGGACTTAACCGACTCTGTGAACTTTATGGCGGGAAGTTTGACAGCCCAGGTGCGGAACATCGCCGAAGTGACGACGGCTGTAGCGAATGGTGACTTGTCGAAGAAGATTACTGTGGATGTGAAGGGCGAAATTTTGGAGTTGAAAAACACGATAAATACAATGGTGGATCAACTCAACTCCTTTGCATCAGAAGTAACTAGAGTAGCACGGGAGGTGGGAACCGAGGGTAAGTTGGGTGTACAAGCCTATGTCCGGGGCGTGGCGGGTACGTGGAAAGACTTAACCGACAATGTGAACTCAATGGCGGGGAACCTCACAGCCCAGGTGCGGAACATCGCCGAAGTGACGAAGGCGGTGGCGAATGGCGACTTGTCGAAGAAAATTACCGTGGATGTGAAAGGTGAAATTCTCGACTTGAAGAACACGATTAATACAATGGTGGATCAACTCAGTTCCTTCGCCTCGGAAGTAACGCGGGTAGCGCGGGAGGTGGGAACCGAAGGGAAATTGGGCGGTCAAGCCGTGGTGCAAGGTGTGGCGGGTACGTGGAAAGATTTAACCGACAACGTGAACTCGATGGCGGGGAACTTGACAGCCCAAGTGCGGGGTATCGCCAGAGTCGTGACGGCGGTAGCGAATGGCGACTTGAAACGCAAACTGATGTTAGATGCTAAGGGAGAAATCGAAACCTTGGCGGAAACCATCAACGAAATGATTGATACCCTAGCCACCTTTGCCAATCAAGTAACGACAGTGGCGCGGGAAGTGGGTATCGAAGGGAAGTTGGGCGGTCAAGCTAAAGTTCCAGGGGCGGCGGGTACGTGGAAAGACCTCACCGACAACGTAAACGAACTAGCGGCAACATTAACTACACAGTTACGGGCGATCGCCGAAGTAGCCACAGCAGTAACCAAGGGCGATTTAACCCGTTCTATCGCCGTAGCCGCCGAAGGTGAGGTAGCCATCCTCAAAGACAACATCAACCAGATGATTGCTAACCTGCGGGAGACTACCCAGAAGAACACCGAACAAGACTGGTTAAAGACCAACCTCGCCAAGTTCACCCGGATGCTGCAAGGTCAGCGCGACTTAGAAACTGTCTCCAAACTCATCCTTTCCGAACTTGCACCATTGGTAGGCGCACAACATGGCGTATTCTACTTAATGGAAAGTGCAGAACATCAAGCATACCTGAAACTCCTCAGCACCTACGCCTACCGCGAACGCAAACATCTAGCCAACCGCTTCCAATTGGGTGAGGGTTTGGTAGGACAATGTGCTTTAGAAAAAGAGCGGATTTTATTAACAGAAGTACCCAACGATTATGTAAAAATTAGCTCCGGTTTAGGCGAAGCTAATCCCCTCAATGCAGTCGTGCTACCAGTTCTATTTGAAGGACAAGTAACAGCCGTCATTGAACTCGCATCCTTCCGTCGCTTTAGTGAAATTCACCTGACATTCTTCGATCAACTCACCGAAAGTATTGCGATCGTTCTCAACACCATCGCCGCCTCGATGCGTACCGAAGAACTCCTCAAACAATCCCAATCCTTAGCTGAGGAACTACAAACCCAACAAAACGAACTGCGGGAAACGAACAAGCGCCTAGAACAACAAGCCCAATCCCTCAAAGCCTCAGAAGATTTACTCCGGGGACAACAAGACGAGTTACAACAAACCAACGCCGAACTAGAAGAAAAAGCAGAACTGTTAGCCTTACAGAAAAAAGAAGTTGAACGGAAGAATCGAGAAATCGAACAAGCTAGACGTTCCTTAGAAGAGAAAGCCGAACAATTAGCCCTTTCATCTAAATACAAATCCGAGTTCTTGGCGAATATGTCCCATGAACTGCGGACACCCCTAAATAGCTTGTTGATTTTGGCAAAATTATTAACAGATAACTTTGATGGTAATCTCACCGCCAAACAAGTCGAATATAGCCAAACAATTTACTCGGCGGGGAATGAACTACTGGCATTAATTAACGATATTTTGGATTTAGCCAAAATCGAATCGGGAACTATGTCAATACATACAACCCCGATGCTGTTAACAGAATTTGCTGAACAGATTGAGCGGAGTTTTGGGCAAATCGCTCACAATAAAGGACTAGCTTTCACAGTTGAATTAGCGCCAGAGTTACCTAAAAACATCAACACCGATGTGAAGCGCTTACAACAAGTCCTCAAAAATCTTCTCTCCAACGCCTTTAAATTTACAGATAGCGGGGAAGTCTGCCTACGGGTAGAAGTCGCTAAACAAGGATGGAGTCTCACCCAACAAAGCTTAAACCGCGCCCAAACTGTCATTGCCTTTGCTGTGCGTGATACTGGGATTGGTATTGCCCCCGACAAACAAAAAATCATCTTTGAAGCCTTCCAGCAAGCCGACGGTACAACCAGCCGCAAATACGGCGGTACAGGATTAGGCTTATCTATTAGTAGAGAAATTGCTCACCTATTGGGTGGTGAAATTAAACTAACTAGTACCCCAGGTGAAGGTAGCATATTTACCTTCTTCCTTCCCTTACAAAATGCTGAGGTAGCGCCACCATCCCCCACTCCCTACTCCCCACTTCCAACTACCCAGTCGCCACTCGTAATTGACGATCGCGCCAGTATCACCACTACCTCATTAGATAATAATATTCTGCTAATTATCGAGGATGACGTTAATTTCGCCCGAATTTTGGTAGATATGGCACGTCAAAATGGATTCCAAGTAATTACCGCCCAAACTGGCACATCTGGTCTGCAACTAGCTAAGGAATTTCTGCCAATGGCGATATTACTAGATATTCGTCTCCCGGAAATGGATGGATGGACAGTGCTAGACCGCTTGAAACACGACCCCACTACCCGCCATATACCAGTACATATCATGACCGTCGAGGAAGGACGGCAAAGGGGTTTACAATTAGGTGCGATCGCCTACTTACAAAAACCAGTCACCAGCGAAGCCATATCCGAAGCCCTAGACAAAATTAGAGGTTTCGTGGAACGGCGGGTAAAAAGTCTCCTAGTAGTTGAAGATAACGATCTACAACGTCAAAGTATTGTCGACCTGATCGGTAATAGCGATGTCGCCACCGTTGCCGTAGGTACAGGTGCAGCCGCCCTCGAAGCCATTCGCACTCAGCAGTTCGATTGCTTAGTCTTGGATTTGGGTCTACCTGATATGACAGGCTTTGAACTCATCGAACAGATTAAGCTAGAACCCAACGGCATAACCTTACCCATCATCGTTTATACAGGTAGAGAAATCAGCAAAAATCAAGAAACAGAACTGCGACGCATGGCTGAGACAATTATCGTTAAAGATGTGCGATCGCCCGAACGTCTCCTCGATGAAACCGCACTCTTCCTCCACCGTGTCCAAGCAAACTTACCCGCACCCAAACGTCAAATCCTCGAACAACTGCATTCCCATGATTACTCCCTAGCAGGGAAAAAAGTGCTAATTGTAGACGATGATGTGCGTAACATCTTCGCTCTCACCAGTATGCTAGAACGCCATCAAATGGTGGTACTCTACGCCGAAAACGGTAGAGAAGGGATCAACCTGTTAGAAACCACACCAGATATTGATGTGGTCTTAATGGATATAATGATGCCAGAAATGGATGGCTACGAAACCACTCAACTAATTCGCCAAAGAGAGCAATTTAGGGATTTACCAATTATTGCCCTCACTGCTAAAGCCATGCAAGGCGATCGCGACCAGTGCATAGCCGCCGGCGCATCCGACTACATCGCCAAACCAGTGGATACAGAACAGTTGTTGTCTCTGTTGCGGGTTTGGTTGTATCGGTAA
- a CDS encoding ABC transporter ATP-binding protein: protein MLKKVRLSKSFQRAASAPNLPNTPFRFVCYFVNQFRWWYVAMVILEILHATCGIMLPYAIGEIIRSVTRSGGNSKAIFDTVSQPLMLFIALSVGEVVFGRSAGLLQTILHPVHRQHIVRSLYAYLQHHSHRYLSSSFAGALAHRIGETSLGVTQTMQMLITEFMSVIIVYIVAAIILYRAYPPLAAFVGIWAVLFISISFWLATRCRVYSRRAAAARSHTTGIIVDAVTNLSSSRLFARLGFERRYLNEQLRDELKEVRKANWYSERIRWFQFISAAILKIGTLYYSLSLWSQGLIATADFVVATSLSLLIISEARNLSRRFLEFFEHIGNIANGVSVIVQPHELIDREGAIAHPITQGKIEFRQVNFNYSAEKKVFENLSITIKPGERVGLVGFSGSGKSTFVNLILRIFDPQSGQILIDGVDICDMTQDALHAQISLIPQDPSLFHRTLMENIRYGRIDASDEEVIKAARKAHAHDFIAQMKEGYNSLVGERGVKLSGGQRQRIAIARVILKDAPVLILDEATSSLDSITEKAIQDTLDLVMDGKTVIVVAHRLSTIAHLDRILVFDQGRIVEDGSHDQLLARGGAYYRLWKMQAGGFLPVAAGSGE from the coding sequence ATGTTAAAAAAGGTCAGACTTTCTAAATCTTTTCAGCGTGCTGCTAGTGCGCCAAACTTGCCGAATACTCCCTTTAGGTTTGTTTGCTATTTTGTGAACCAGTTTCGCTGGTGGTATGTAGCAATGGTAATCCTGGAGATTTTACACGCTACCTGTGGCATTATGTTGCCTTACGCGATCGGCGAGATTATCCGTAGTGTGACGCGCTCAGGCGGCAACAGCAAGGCGATTTTTGATACCGTTAGTCAACCTTTGATGCTTTTCATCGCTTTAAGTGTAGGTGAAGTGGTATTCGGGCGCTCGGCTGGACTCTTACAAACTATCCTCCATCCCGTCCACCGTCAACATATCGTCCGTTCTTTGTATGCTTACTTACAACATCATTCCCATCGTTACTTAAGTAGTAGTTTTGCAGGGGCTTTAGCACATCGCATTGGTGAAACCTCTCTTGGTGTTACACAGACGATGCAAATGTTGATTACGGAGTTTATGTCTGTAATTATTGTATATATCGTAGCCGCAATTATACTGTATCGTGCCTATCCTCCGCTCGCTGCATTTGTGGGTATATGGGCAGTTCTGTTTATCAGTATTTCGTTTTGGTTGGCTACTCGTTGCCGAGTATACTCCCGCAGAGCCGCAGCCGCCAGAAGTCATACGACGGGGATCATCGTAGATGCGGTAACAAATCTGAGCAGTAGCCGCCTGTTTGCTCGTTTGGGTTTTGAACGGCGTTATCTGAATGAACAGTTAAGGGACGAACTCAAGGAGGTGAGAAAGGCTAACTGGTACTCAGAACGTATTCGCTGGTTTCAGTTCATCTCCGCAGCTATTTTAAAAATCGGCACTCTGTATTACTCACTCTCTCTGTGGAGTCAAGGGTTAATTGCTACTGCTGACTTTGTGGTGGCGACTAGCCTATCACTGTTAATCATCAGTGAGGCGCGTAACTTGAGCCGCCGCTTTCTGGAATTTTTTGAACATATCGGCAATATTGCCAATGGTGTGTCCGTCATTGTTCAACCCCATGAGTTGATCGACCGGGAAGGAGCGATCGCTCATCCCATCACTCAAGGTAAAATTGAGTTTCGCCAAGTTAATTTCAACTATTCGGCGGAAAAGAAAGTATTTGAAAATCTCTCCATCACCATCAAACCAGGAGAACGTGTGGGGCTGGTGGGTTTCTCTGGTTCTGGAAAATCTACCTTTGTCAATTTAATTTTACGGATATTCGACCCCCAATCAGGGCAAATTCTCATTGATGGGGTTGATATTTGTGATATGACTCAGGATGCTTTACACGCCCAGATTAGCTTGATTCCTCAAGACCCGTCTTTATTCCATCGCACATTAATGGAAAATATTCGTTATGGGCGCATAGATGCAAGCGATGAGGAAGTTATTAAAGCAGCACGTAAAGCACATGCTCACGATTTTATCGCTCAGATGAAGGAGGGCTATAACTCCTTGGTGGGTGAACGTGGTGTCAAACTGTCTGGAGGACAGAGACAACGAATTGCGATCGCACGAGTAATTCTCAAAGATGCGCCAGTCCTAATTTTGGATGAAGCCACTTCCAGCCTTGATTCCATTACAGAAAAAGCAATTCAAGACACTCTAGATTTAGTCATGGATGGGAAAACCGTGATTGTAGTTGCTCACAGATTATCAACAATTGCCCATCTAGACCGGATTTTGGTATTTGATCAAGGCCGCATCGTCGAAGATGGTAGCCATGACCAACTCTTAGCACGGGGTGGTGCTTACTATAGATTATGGAAAATGCAGGCTGGGGGATTTTTGCCTGTGGCGGCGGGGAGTGGGGAGTAG
- a CDS encoding aliphatic sulfonate ABC transporter substrate-binding protein — protein MIKRRRFLNVAASSVGGFSLAYLLGSCSNQGQQSSSTFDPNAIKVKVLRMGYQSAGDLFRNRQVLEKRLEPLGIKVEWAQFVQGPQLMEGMAAGKIDVGSVGETPPIFAQVAGSKLVYVVGTQRTATTGRSSVIAVPPESSLTKFEEIKGQEIYFQKGSASHYFILRALQSIGLTIKDIKIRSMATVEARGAFLEGRIPVWMTNDPHYAIAEKLGRIRVLRDSVGLDSPGGYYIADRKFAEENPGLLKIIIEELQALDKWADVHRDEVKKLMISEQKLAPDVADRVMSRRTFAGRRGLSPALIAEQQRVADLFFESGVIPKKIDIKDFLLPPDLYAAITPTEIMV, from the coding sequence ATGATTAAACGCCGTCGTTTTCTCAATGTAGCTGCATCTAGTGTGGGTGGTTTTTCTCTGGCATACTTGTTAGGAAGTTGTAGTAACCAAGGGCAACAAAGTTCATCCACATTTGACCCTAATGCGATCAAAGTTAAAGTTCTCCGTATGGGATATCAGAGTGCGGGGGATCTTTTCCGTAATCGACAAGTTTTGGAAAAACGCTTAGAACCATTGGGAATTAAAGTAGAATGGGCGCAATTTGTCCAAGGGCCTCAACTGATGGAAGGGATGGCGGCTGGTAAAATTGACGTAGGATCGGTGGGAGAAACGCCGCCAATTTTTGCACAAGTTGCTGGCTCAAAACTTGTGTATGTCGTTGGTACGCAAAGAACAGCAACAACAGGGAGAAGCAGTGTAATTGCTGTACCACCAGAATCTTCTCTGACAAAGTTTGAGGAAATTAAGGGACAAGAAATTTATTTTCAAAAAGGTTCGGCATCACACTATTTTATTCTCAGGGCTTTGCAGTCAATCGGTTTGACTATCAAAGATATCAAAATCAGAAGTATGGCGACTGTTGAGGCGCGGGGTGCTTTTCTGGAAGGGAGGATTCCTGTGTGGATGACGAATGATCCTCATTATGCGATCGCTGAAAAATTAGGGCGTATTCGTGTCTTGAGAGATTCTGTAGGACTAGATTCTCCCGGCGGATATTACATTGCTGATAGGAAATTTGCCGAAGAAAATCCAGGGTTGCTCAAAATTATCATTGAAGAACTTCAGGCTCTAGATAAATGGGCAGATGTGCATCGAGATGAAGTGAAAAAGTTGATGATTTCCGAACAAAAACTTGCTCCAGATGTAGCCGACAGGGTAATGTCTCGTCGCACATTTGCTGGGCGTAGAGGTCTTAGTCCAGCATTAATTGCAGAACAACAAAGGGTAGCTGATTTATTCTTTGAATCTGGTGTAATACCCAAGAAAATTGATATTAAAGATTTCTTACTTCCACCTGATTTATATGCTGCAATCACACCTACAGAAATCATGGTTTAA
- a CDS encoding aldo/keto reductase: MTLPTTKLGHTGLIVSRLCLGTMTFGLQTDEETSRRILDTAADAGINFLDTADVYPLGGGLTTAGSTEEIIGRWLKGKREHFILATKAVGKVGPAPWDQGASRKHILDAIDASLRRLGTDYVDLYQLHSDDASTPLDETLEALDVVVRSGKARYIGVSNFLAYRLARALGRAEARNLTRFISIQPRYNLLFREIERELLPLAQEEGLGVIPYNPLAGGLLTGKHSQAQGPTEGTRFTLGTAAERYQERYWHDRQFQTVEELLTVADLAGLSLTTLAIAWVLANPIITAPIIGASRPEQLADTLKALEVKLDDNLKQKLDDITAEYRRGDSLR, encoded by the coding sequence ATGACATTACCAACAACTAAACTGGGTCATACTGGATTGATCGTTTCTCGTCTGTGTCTGGGTACAATGACTTTCGGATTGCAGACAGACGAAGAAACTTCTAGAAGGATTCTCGATACAGCAGCCGATGCGGGAATTAACTTTTTAGATACAGCCGATGTCTATCCTTTGGGTGGTGGGTTGACTACGGCTGGTAGCACTGAGGAAATCATTGGACGTTGGCTCAAAGGCAAACGCGAACATTTTATATTGGCGACTAAGGCTGTGGGAAAAGTAGGGCCTGCACCTTGGGATCAGGGTGCTTCGCGTAAACATATATTAGATGCGATCGATGCTTCCCTCAGACGACTGGGAACTGATTATGTTGACTTGTACCAATTGCACTCTGATGATGCTTCCACACCTCTTGATGAGACTTTAGAAGCATTAGATGTAGTAGTACGTTCAGGTAAAGCCCGTTACATTGGGGTTTCCAACTTCTTAGCTTATCGACTCGCCCGTGCTTTGGGTCGTGCTGAAGCGCGGAATTTGACTCGGTTTATTTCCATTCAGCCGCGTTATAACCTGTTATTCCGCGAAATTGAGCGTGAATTATTACCTCTGGCGCAAGAAGAAGGATTAGGCGTAATTCCTTATAACCCTTTGGCGGGTGGTTTGCTGACTGGGAAACATAGTCAAGCACAAGGCCCAACTGAAGGTACTCGTTTTACTTTAGGTACAGCCGCAGAACGTTATCAAGAACGTTACTGGCACGATCGCCAATTCCAGACTGTGGAAGAATTACTTACAGTTGCAGATTTGGCTGGATTATCTCTGACTACTTTGGCGATCGCTTGGGTATTAGCTAATCCCATTATCACCGCTCCCATCATCGGTGCTAGTCGTCCAGAACAACTAGCCGATACCCTTAAGGCTTTAGAAGTCAAACTCGACGACAATTTGAAACAAAAATTAGACGATATCACCGCCGAATATCGTCGGGGAGATTCTTTGCGTTAG
- a CDS encoding GDSL-type esterase/lipase family protein: MPDSRQEIRICFIGESFVNGTGDPEFLGWTGRVCRNTESQKYAITHYNLGVRAETSRYLKERWRSEVSYRLPVEYDGRLVFSFGVNDSGWAGQKQGITLAEAIANTRSILKEAIQLYPTLMVGPPPCGDDDQETRNQIIAKFSQEFASVCQEIGVPYLDVFSSLVNSPVWLTEAKANDGAHPKANGYAEFAALVQNWEGWLNWFPVE, encoded by the coding sequence ATGCCAGACTCTCGCCAGGAAATCAGAATTTGCTTTATTGGTGAATCCTTTGTCAATGGCACGGGCGATCCTGAGTTTCTGGGTTGGACTGGTAGAGTCTGCCGCAATACTGAGTCCCAAAAGTATGCCATAACTCATTACAACTTAGGTGTACGGGCTGAAACGAGTCGGTATCTCAAAGAACGTTGGCGCTCAGAAGTCTCCTATCGTCTGCCTGTAGAGTATGATGGACGATTGGTATTTTCCTTTGGTGTCAACGATTCAGGATGGGCTGGTCAAAAGCAGGGAATTACACTAGCAGAGGCGATCGCTAATACTCGCAGTATCCTTAAAGAAGCAATTCAACTCTATCCTACTTTGATGGTCGGGCCGCCACCTTGCGGTGATGATGACCAAGAAACAAGAAATCAAATTATTGCCAAGTTCTCACAAGAGTTTGCTTCTGTTTGTCAAGAGATAGGTGTTCCTTATCTGGATGTGTTTTCTAGTTTAGTCAACTCGCCAGTCTGGTTAACAGAAGCAAAAGCCAATGATGGCGCTCATCCAAAAGCAAATGGTTATGCGGAATTTGCAGCGTTAGTACAAAATTGGGAAGGTTGGTTAAATTGGTTCCCAGTTGAGTAA